From a single Bacillus pseudomycoides DSM 12442 genomic region:
- a CDS encoding NupC/NupG family nucleoside CNT transporter has protein sequence MQYVMSVIGILVVLGLCFALSNNKSKINFRAIAIMIGFQILIGWFMFGTKIGQQIIILISKVFNKLIKLGTTGVDFLFNGIQRDFVFFLNVLLIIVFFSALLSIFSYLGVLPFIVRIVGGAISKITGLPRVESFHAVNSVFFGSSEALIVIKNDLQHFNKNRMFIICCSAMSSVSASVTASYVMMLDAKYVLAALPLNLFSSLIVCSLLTPVDTKKEEETVQKFDRSLFGDSFIGAMINGALDGLKVAGIVAALMIAFIGVMEVVNYVISAASGAMGHAITLQQIFGYILAPFAFLMGIPAHDIIPAGGIMGTKIVLNEFVAILDLKEVAKTLSPRTVGIVTVFLISFASISQIGAIVGTIRALSEKQGSIVSKFGWKMLFASTLASILSATIAGLFI, from the coding sequence ATGCAATATGTAATGAGCGTTATCGGCATTCTTGTCGTGTTAGGTTTATGTTTTGCTTTGTCAAACAACAAAAGTAAAATCAACTTCCGTGCAATTGCTATTATGATTGGTTTCCAAATTTTAATTGGTTGGTTTATGTTTGGCACAAAAATTGGTCAACAGATCATCATTTTAATTAGTAAGGTTTTCAACAAACTAATTAAACTTGGTACGACAGGTGTCGATTTTCTCTTTAATGGAATTCAAAGAGACTTTGTCTTTTTCTTAAATGTATTATTAATTATTGTCTTTTTCTCAGCACTACTTTCTATTTTCAGTTATTTAGGTGTTTTACCATTCATCGTTCGAATTGTCGGCGGTGCAATTTCCAAAATTACTGGTTTACCACGCGTTGAATCATTCCATGCGGTAAACTCTGTATTCTTTGGTTCAAGCGAAGCATTAATCGTTATTAAAAATGACCTACAGCATTTTAATAAAAACCGTATGTTCATCATTTGCTGTTCAGCAATGAGCTCCGTTTCAGCTTCTGTTACAGCATCATACGTAATGATGCTAGATGCGAAATACGTACTAGCAGCGTTGCCACTGAATTTATTCTCTAGCTTAATTGTTTGTTCTTTATTAACACCAGTTGATACAAAGAAAGAAGAAGAAACAGTTCAGAAATTCGATAGAAGTCTATTTGGAGACAGCTTTATCGGTGCAATGATTAACGGTGCATTAGATGGTTTAAAAGTAGCCGGTATCGTTGCTGCTTTAATGATCGCCTTTATCGGTGTGATGGAAGTTGTAAACTATGTAATTAGCGCAGCTTCAGGCGCAATGGGCCATGCGATTACACTGCAACAAATCTTCGGTTACATTCTTGCACCATTTGCATTCCTAATGGGTATTCCAGCTCACGATATTATCCCAGCTGGCGGAATCATGGGAACAAAAATTGTTTTAAATGAATTTGTGGCTATTCTTGATTTAAAAGAAGTTGCAAAAACATTATCTCCACGTACAGTTGGAATCGTTACTGTATTCTTAATTAGCTTCGCAAGTATTAGCCAAATCGGTGCGATCGTTGGTACAATTCGTGCCCTTTCCGAAAAACAAGGAAGTATCGTATCTAAGTTTGGTTGGAAAATGCTATTTGCATCAACACTTGCTTCTATTTTATCCGCTACGATTGCTGGATTATTTATTTAA
- the rlmD gene encoding 23S rRNA (uracil(1939)-C(5))-methyltransferase RlmD produces MSNKMTPPVEKNEFIDVVFEDLTHDGAGVAKVKGYPIFVKNGLPGEEAQIKIIKVKKNFAFGRLMKLHTESPYRKDAECPVYNQCGGCQLQHLTYEGQLKAKEKQVRDVMQRIGGLHDVPVHPVLGMENPWVYRNKAQVPIGEREGGLVAGFYRQGTHDIINMETCLIQAEENDALIQEVKRICEKHGITAYNEERHKGTLRHVMARYGQVTGEIMLVFITRTAELPNKKAIIEEITAKFPNVKSIVQNVNTKRTNVIFGDTTTVLYGSEYIYDFIGDIKFAISARSFYQVNPEQTKVLYDKALEYAKLDGNETVIDAYCGIGSISLFLAQKAKKVYGVEIVPEAIEDANRNAALNNMTNAEFAVGEAEVVIPNWYKEGVIADTIVVDPPRKGCDEALLNTIIDMKPKRVVYVSCNPATLARDLKVLEEGGYKTQEVQPVDMFPHTTHVECVAWLELV; encoded by the coding sequence ATGAGTAATAAAATGACGCCACCAGTTGAAAAGAACGAGTTTATAGATGTAGTATTTGAAGATTTAACACATGATGGTGCCGGTGTTGCGAAAGTGAAAGGATATCCTATTTTCGTAAAAAACGGGTTACCAGGTGAAGAAGCACAAATTAAAATTATTAAAGTAAAGAAGAACTTCGCATTTGGCCGTTTAATGAAGCTTCATACAGAAAGTCCATATCGTAAAGATGCAGAATGCCCAGTTTACAACCAATGCGGCGGTTGTCAGCTTCAGCACTTAACATATGAAGGACAACTAAAGGCGAAAGAAAAACAAGTGCGTGACGTAATGCAGCGCATCGGTGGACTGCACGACGTACCAGTTCATCCTGTTCTTGGTATGGAGAATCCGTGGGTTTATCGAAACAAAGCACAAGTACCGATTGGAGAACGTGAAGGCGGGCTTGTAGCTGGTTTTTATCGCCAAGGAACACATGACATCATTAATATGGAAACATGCTTAATTCAAGCAGAAGAAAATGATGCATTAATTCAAGAAGTAAAACGTATTTGTGAAAAGCATGGCATCACAGCGTACAACGAAGAACGTCATAAAGGAACACTTCGCCACGTAATGGCTAGGTACGGACAAGTAACAGGGGAAATTATGCTTGTCTTCATTACACGTACGGCAGAGCTTCCAAACAAAAAGGCGATCATCGAAGAAATTACAGCGAAGTTCCCAAATGTAAAATCAATTGTTCAAAACGTAAACACGAAACGTACAAACGTAATTTTCGGAGACACAACAACAGTCCTATATGGATCAGAATATATTTATGATTTTATCGGTGATATTAAATTTGCTATCTCAGCACGTTCTTTCTATCAAGTAAACCCAGAACAAACGAAAGTGCTATATGACAAAGCATTAGAATATGCAAAATTAGATGGAAATGAAACAGTAATCGACGCATACTGCGGAATCGGATCAATCTCGCTATTCCTAGCGCAAAAAGCGAAAAAAGTATACGGCGTTGAAATCGTCCCAGAAGCAATTGAAGACGCAAATCGAAATGCTGCATTAAACAACATGACAAACGCTGAATTTGCAGTAGGAGAAGCAGAGGTAGTCATTCCAAACTGGTATAAAGAAGGCGTAATTGCTGATACAATCGTCGTCGATCCGCCGCGTAAAGGTTGCGATGAGGCACTATTAAACACGATCATCGATATGAAGCCAAAACGCGTTGTATATGTATCATGTAATCCAGCAACACTAGCACGTGACTTAAAAGTATTAGAAGAAGGCGGATATAAGACGCAGGAAGTACAGCCTGTGGATATGTTCCCGCATACTACGCATGTGGAGTGTGTGGCTTGGTTGGAGTTGGTATAA
- a CDS encoding tRNA dihydrouridine synthase — MIDNFWRDLPRPFFVLAPMEDVTDVVFRHVVSEAGRPDVFFTEFTNSDSYCHPEGMKSVRGRLIFTEDEQPMVAHIWGDNPEYFRQMSIGMAELGFKGIDINMGCPVPNVASRGKGSGLILRPDVAAELIQAAKAGGLPVSVKTRLGFKELNEWEEWLTHILKQDIANLSIHLRTREEMSQVDAHWELIPEIKKLRDRIAPNTLLTINGDIPDRQTGLQLAEKYGIDGVMIGRGIFKNPFAFEKEPKEHSSKEYLDLLRLQLDLQDQYAEVLPRSITGLHRFFKIYVKGFHGAAELRNQLMSTKSTDEVRALLDKFEKSVDGTEDSEIV, encoded by the coding sequence ATGATAGATAATTTTTGGCGTGATTTACCACGACCATTTTTTGTACTTGCACCAATGGAAGATGTGACAGATGTTGTTTTTCGTCACGTAGTAAGTGAAGCTGGTCGACCGGATGTATTTTTCACAGAGTTTACAAACTCGGATAGCTATTGTCATCCAGAGGGTATGAAAAGTGTGCGTGGCCGTTTGATTTTTACAGAAGATGAACAGCCAATGGTGGCACATATTTGGGGGGATAATCCCGAATATTTCCGTCAAATGAGTATTGGCATGGCAGAGCTAGGATTTAAAGGCATCGATATTAATATGGGCTGCCCTGTACCGAATGTGGCATCAAGAGGAAAAGGTAGTGGCCTTATTCTGCGTCCAGACGTTGCCGCAGAACTTATTCAAGCAGCAAAAGCGGGCGGACTGCCTGTCAGCGTGAAAACACGACTTGGCTTTAAGGAGCTAAATGAGTGGGAGGAGTGGTTAACGCATATTTTAAAACAGGATATTGCGAACCTTTCTATTCATTTACGTACAAGAGAAGAAATGAGCCAAGTAGATGCGCATTGGGAGCTAATTCCCGAAATCAAAAAATTACGTGACCGTATCGCACCAAATACGCTACTAACAATCAATGGAGACATTCCTGACCGTCAAACTGGGCTACAGCTTGCTGAAAAATATGGTATTGATGGCGTTATGATCGGACGAGGTATCTTTAAAAATCCTTTTGCTTTTGAAAAAGAGCCGAAAGAGCATAGCAGTAAAGAATACCTTGATCTTTTAAGACTGCAGCTTGATCTTCAAGATCAATATGCAGAAGTACTGCCACGTTCAATCACAGGGCTTCATCGCTTTTTCAAAATTTATGTCAAAGGATTCCATGGAGCTGCTGAATTAAGAAATCAATTGATGAGCACGAAATCAACAGATGAAGTGCGTGCATTGCTTGATAAATTTGAAAAGAGTGTTGATGGGACAGAGGACAGTGAAATAGTGTAA
- a CDS encoding DUF1456 family protein, protein MAISNNDILIRVRYALDIKDIDMVEMFKLGGVEVTKEEVRKMLTKLKNSYYDEVDDDSDVVENDYEIKCNNVMLESFLNGLITFKRGKQDPKPGQSDRQAMSLKSNGSVNNLVLKKLKIALSLTSEDMLDILEDVGVIVTKGELSALLRKEGHKNYKECGDRYARNFLKGLAVKYRG, encoded by the coding sequence ATGGCTATAAGCAATAATGATATTTTAATTAGAGTAAGATATGCTCTGGATATAAAAGATATAGATATGGTGGAGATGTTTAAACTTGGTGGCGTTGAAGTAACAAAAGAAGAAGTGCGAAAGATGCTGACAAAATTAAAAAACAGTTACTATGATGAAGTTGACGATGATAGTGATGTAGTTGAAAATGATTACGAAATAAAATGCAATAATGTTATGTTAGAGTCGTTTTTGAATGGTTTGATTACTTTTAAAAGAGGAAAACAAGATCCAAAACCAGGGCAATCGGATAGACAAGCGATGTCTTTAAAGAGTAATGGAAGTGTTAATAATCTCGTTCTAAAAAAATTGAAGATAGCACTATCATTAACAAGTGAAGATATGCTTGATATATTAGAAGACGTAGGAGTCATCGTAACAAAAGGAGAATTAAGCGCTCTATTAAGAAAAGAAGGTCATAAAAATTACAAAGAGTGCGGCGATAGATACGCAAGGAATTTCTTAAAGGGACTAGCTGTTAAATATAGAGGATAA
- a CDS encoding M48 family metallopeptidase, which translates to MIHTYLGETINFHINCKKKKSVRLYVDSYGNVEVQAPKGTPVEYIIQLLEEKWDWIQKTRKEMQERVLGSQEKAYDQGEGFLYLGNTYPIQISQDTSIEQDNAVFEGDKLHIYVKELKNEKIQQALKRFYYKQCKALVEKSIKSYQSNFKTKPRLIRISDSNRTWGTCDSNLQLTFNWKLAMAPQRVIDYVVVHEMCHMVHLNHDRSFWRLVGKIMPDYKEMENWLALSSWKMTV; encoded by the coding sequence ATGATACATACATATTTAGGTGAGACAATCAATTTTCATATAAATTGCAAGAAGAAAAAATCAGTACGTCTTTATGTAGATTCTTACGGAAATGTTGAGGTGCAAGCTCCGAAAGGGACGCCTGTTGAATATATAATCCAGTTGTTAGAGGAGAAATGGGATTGGATTCAGAAAACACGTAAGGAAATGCAGGAGAGAGTGCTTGGGTCACAGGAAAAGGCTTATGATCAAGGAGAGGGCTTTCTGTATTTAGGAAACACGTACCCGATACAGATTTCTCAAGATACAAGTATTGAGCAAGATAATGCAGTGTTTGAAGGAGATAAGCTGCATATTTATGTGAAAGAGCTTAAGAATGAGAAAATACAACAAGCTTTAAAACGATTTTATTATAAACAGTGTAAAGCGTTAGTAGAGAAGAGTATTAAATCGTATCAAAGTAACTTTAAAACAAAGCCGCGTTTAATCCGTATTTCAGATAGTAACCGTACATGGGGAACTTGTGATTCAAATCTACAGTTAACGTTTAATTGGAAGCTAGCAATGGCACCTCAGAGGGTGATTGACTATGTAGTTGTTCATGAAATGTGCCATATGGTCCATTTAAATCATGATCGATCTTTTTGGCGTCTTGTTGGGAAGATAATGCCTGATTATAAGGAGATGGAAAACTGGTTAGCGTTATCAAGTTGGAAAATGACGGTTTAG
- a CDS encoding mandelate racemase/muconate lactonizing enzyme family protein, whose product MKITAIHLYAIRLPLRDPFIISYGTYNDMPSIIIKIETDEGIVGYGEGVADDHVTGETWESTFQVLKHTLAPALLGVNPMNIEKIHDIMNQTIYSVPTAKAAIDIACFDLIGKKLDQPVYQLIGGRYHEVFPITHVLSIASPEAMAKEAASMINKGYRSFKMKVGTDVQKDVERIEAVRERVGNDIAIRVDVNQGWKNSATTLTALRSLGHLNIDWIEQPVIADDINAMAYIRSKTDLPLMIDEGLKSSREMRQIIQMQAADKVNIKLMKCGGIYPAVKLAHQAEMAGIECQVGSMVESSVASSAGFHVAFSKKIITSVELTGPLKFTKDIGDLYYDIPFIRLNEKPGLGVDVNEDILNELTVFQDVVR is encoded by the coding sequence ATGAAAATTACAGCAATTCACCTTTATGCAATCCGTTTACCACTTCGTGATCCATTTATTATCAGCTACGGCACTTACAATGATATGCCTTCTATTATTATAAAAATTGAAACAGATGAAGGTATTGTCGGTTACGGTGAAGGAGTAGCCGATGATCACGTTACAGGCGAAACATGGGAAAGTACCTTTCAAGTTTTAAAACATACATTAGCTCCTGCCTTGCTAGGTGTGAATCCAATGAATATCGAGAAGATACATGACATCATGAATCAAACTATTTATAGTGTTCCTACCGCAAAAGCTGCGATTGATATTGCTTGCTTTGATTTAATTGGGAAAAAGTTAGATCAGCCTGTTTATCAATTGATTGGTGGCCGTTACCATGAAGTGTTTCCAATTACTCATGTTTTAAGTATCGCCTCCCCAGAAGCTATGGCAAAAGAAGCTGCTTCCATGATCAATAAAGGCTATCGCTCTTTTAAAATGAAAGTCGGAACAGATGTCCAAAAAGATGTTGAGAGAATTGAAGCTGTACGTGAACGAGTAGGGAATGATATCGCAATTCGCGTGGATGTAAACCAAGGCTGGAAAAATAGCGCTACTACGTTAACTGCATTACGCTCACTCGGACACTTGAACATTGATTGGATTGAACAACCAGTTATAGCTGACGATATTAATGCAATGGCCTATATTCGCTCAAAAACAGACCTTCCACTTATGATTGACGAAGGACTAAAAAGTTCCCGTGAAATGCGCCAAATTATTCAAATGCAGGCCGCTGATAAAGTGAATATTAAATTAATGAAATGTGGCGGTATATACCCCGCTGTGAAACTCGCTCATCAAGCTGAAATGGCCGGAATTGAATGCCAAGTTGGCTCCATGGTTGAATCATCTGTTGCATCTTCTGCTGGATTCCATGTTGCTTTTTCGAAAAAAATCATCACAAGCGTTGAACTAACAGGACCGTTAAAGTTCACGAAAGATATTGGAGATTTATATTACGACATACCATTTATTCGTCTAAACGAAAAGCCAGGATTAGGCGTCGATGTCAATGAAGATATACTAAATGAATTAACCGTTTTTCAAGACGTTGTTCGCTAA
- a CDS encoding M20 peptidase aminoacylase family protein translates to MKTVELQDRLNEIFQHLHENPEISWKEYNTTAYITKFLEEEGVLYKVFDDCPGVIAEMGNGKPVIAIRADMDALWQEVDGKFKANHSCGHDAHMTIAMGLILQLKNEHWQKGTVRFIFQPAEEKGNGALKMVEKGAVDDADFLFGVHLRPIEELPLKKAAPSIWHGAAGFLEANIHGDDAHGARPHQGVNAIDVISMINIGLKNIWLSPQKSYSVKMTKCQAGGDNLNIIPGNGQFGLDVRAESNVLLEELTNKIEHVIQSAESMGTKISYEWVDIAPGAEVSEEAEQLMRKGILEIYGEDGCTPPLFTTGSDDFHYYTVKRPHLKAVMLGLGANLKPGLHHPYMKFDHACIIDGVEIMKQTVLEALK, encoded by the coding sequence GTGAAAACAGTAGAGCTTCAAGATCGTTTAAACGAAATTTTTCAGCATTTACACGAGAATCCTGAAATAAGTTGGAAAGAATATAATACAACGGCCTATATTACGAAATTTCTAGAAGAAGAAGGAGTTTTATATAAAGTATTTGATGATTGCCCTGGAGTTATAGCTGAAATGGGGAACGGGAAACCAGTTATCGCCATTCGTGCTGATATGGATGCATTATGGCAAGAAGTAGATGGGAAATTTAAAGCAAATCATTCTTGTGGTCACGATGCTCATATGACGATTGCGATGGGACTTATTTTGCAGTTGAAAAATGAGCATTGGCAAAAAGGAACTGTCCGATTTATTTTCCAGCCTGCAGAAGAAAAAGGAAATGGTGCTTTAAAGATGGTGGAGAAGGGAGCGGTGGATGACGCTGATTTCTTATTTGGTGTTCATTTACGACCAATTGAAGAATTACCTTTAAAAAAAGCAGCACCATCTATTTGGCATGGGGCAGCGGGATTTTTAGAAGCGAATATACACGGGGATGATGCGCATGGGGCACGACCACATCAAGGTGTGAACGCAATTGATGTTATTTCTATGATTAATATCGGATTAAAAAACATCTGGCTCTCACCGCAAAAATCATACTCTGTCAAAATGACGAAATGCCAAGCTGGTGGAGATAATTTAAATATCATTCCAGGAAATGGGCAATTCGGTTTAGATGTAAGGGCGGAGAGCAATGTATTGCTAGAAGAGTTAACGAACAAGATAGAACATGTCATTCAATCAGCTGAATCAATGGGAACGAAGATTTCTTACGAATGGGTTGATATTGCACCTGGGGCAGAGGTATCGGAAGAGGCAGAACAACTCATGCGGAAAGGAATTCTTGAAATATACGGAGAAGACGGATGCACACCGCCACTTTTTACTACAGGAAGTGATGATTTTCATTACTATACGGTCAAAAGGCCGCATTTAAAAGCTGTTATGTTAGGATTAGGGGCAAATTTAAAGCCCGGGTTACACCACCCTTATATGAAGTTTGATCACGCTTGTATAATCGATGGAGTAGAGATAATGAAGCAAACTGTGTTGGAAGCTTTAAAATAA
- a CDS encoding class I SAM-dependent methyltransferase, whose protein sequence is MNEQYYDAILNIKTVGEQKGFNKSLHYHRYEPTPYSGLEILLDQYEMKSSDRIVDFGCGKGRLNFYIHHACGASAVGIEMNEMFYKEAMENLERYAKKSRNSKDKIQFQCCLAQEYEIDPRDNRFYFFNPFSVQVFMNVINNILLSVEEVEREIEIILYYPSEDYIFFLENQTAFELKEEVRLPGVYERNGNERFLVYGLRS, encoded by the coding sequence ATGAACGAACAATATTATGATGCGATATTAAATATAAAAACAGTAGGAGAGCAAAAGGGATTCAATAAGTCCCTGCATTATCATCGCTATGAACCAACGCCATATAGCGGGCTAGAAATATTATTAGATCAATATGAAATGAAAAGCAGTGATCGGATTGTTGATTTTGGATGCGGAAAAGGCCGGCTGAATTTCTATATTCATCATGCATGTGGTGCGTCAGCTGTTGGAATAGAAATGAACGAGATGTTCTACAAAGAAGCAATGGAAAATTTAGAACGTTATGCGAAGAAATCGAGAAATAGTAAAGATAAAATTCAATTTCAATGTTGCTTAGCGCAAGAATATGAGATTGATCCGCGTGACAATCGATTTTATTTCTTTAATCCATTTTCAGTGCAAGTGTTTATGAATGTAATCAATAATATATTGCTTTCGGTGGAGGAAGTAGAGAGAGAAATAGAGATTATTTTATATTATCCATCGGAAGATTATATCTTTTTCTTAGAGAATCAAACGGCATTTGAATTGAAAGAGGAAGTTAGATTGCCTGGGGTGTATGAGCGGAATGGGAACGAGAGGTTTTTGGTTTATGGATTGAGAAGCTAG
- the mtnK gene encoding S-methyl-5-thioribose kinase, whose protein sequence is MSKFAEYFLMEASNVIEYVKEKLPMFENAKDLQCKEIGDGNLNYVFRVWDKEKGTSVIVKQAGDTARISDEFKLSTNRIRIESNVLQLEGKLASGLVPDVYLFDSMMNCCVMEDLSDHTILRTALINHQMFPKLADDLTTFMVNTLLLTSDVVMNHKEKKELVKNYINPELCEITEDLVYSEPFTDHNKRNELFSINEGWIREHIYGDEALRMEVAKLKFSFMTNAQALLHGDLHTGSVFVRKDSTKVIDPEFAFYGPMGYDVGNVMANLIFAWVNADVAMVDGVEKDTYMSWLESTIIDVIDLFKKKFLEAWSTHVTEIMAKETGFDRWYLQSVLVDTAAVTGLELIRRIVGLAKVKDITSISSDEARAGAERICLQAAKKFILRANEYKTGASFLQTLKEQSVHSAK, encoded by the coding sequence ATGTCTAAGTTCGCAGAGTATTTTTTAATGGAAGCTAGTAATGTTATTGAGTATGTGAAAGAGAAGTTACCAATGTTTGAAAACGCAAAAGATTTGCAGTGCAAGGAAATTGGGGATGGCAATTTAAATTATGTGTTTCGTGTTTGGGATAAGGAGAAAGGAACTTCTGTCATTGTGAAGCAAGCCGGAGATACGGCGCGTATTTCAGATGAGTTTAAGTTGTCTACGAATCGAATTCGCATTGAGTCAAACGTTTTACAGTTAGAGGGGAAGCTGGCATCTGGGCTTGTACCAGATGTGTATTTATTTGATAGTATGATGAATTGCTGTGTGATGGAAGATTTATCAGACCATACGATTTTACGGACGGCACTGATTAACCATCAAATGTTTCCAAAGCTTGCGGATGATTTAACTACTTTCATGGTAAACACACTTTTATTAACATCTGATGTAGTGATGAATCATAAAGAGAAAAAGGAACTTGTGAAGAATTATATCAATCCAGAGTTATGTGAGATTACAGAGGATCTTGTGTACTCGGAGCCATTTACAGATCATAACAAGCGCAATGAGTTGTTTTCGATAAATGAAGGTTGGATTCGGGAGCATATATATGGAGATGAAGCACTTCGTATGGAAGTAGCGAAGCTTAAGTTTTCGTTTATGACGAATGCGCAGGCACTACTTCATGGTGATTTACATACTGGCTCTGTGTTTGTACGAAAGGATTCTACAAAGGTCATTGATCCAGAATTTGCTTTCTATGGCCCGATGGGATATGACGTTGGGAATGTGATGGCAAATTTAATATTTGCTTGGGTGAATGCAGATGTAGCGATGGTTGATGGAGTGGAAAAAGATACCTATATGAGTTGGCTGGAGTCTACGATTATAGATGTAATCGACTTGTTTAAGAAGAAGTTTTTAGAAGCGTGGAGCACGCATGTAACAGAGATTATGGCAAAGGAAACTGGCTTTGATCGTTGGTATTTACAATCTGTGTTAGTGGATACAGCGGCTGTGACGGGTTTAGAGTTGATTCGCCGCATTGTTGGATTAGCAAAGGTGAAAGATATTACATCGATTTCAAGTGATGAAGCTCGGGCGGGAGCAGAACGGATTTGTTTACAGGCAGCGAAGAAGTTTATTTTACGAGCAAATGAATATAAAACAGGCGCTAGTTTTTTACAAACGTTAAAAGAGCAGTCTGTCCATAGTGCAAAGTAA
- the mtnA gene encoding S-methyl-5-thioribose-1-phosphate isomerase: MTEQLIPIQWKDDALVLLDQTLLPNEVVYESFTTAEGVWDAIQVMKVRGAPAIGVSAAYGVYLGVKEASEDSVESFIEEVNRVCTYLATSRPTAVNLFWALERMENAAKEHSHLSIADLKNRLLEEAKGIHKEDEEINRQIGEYALTLFQDGMGVLTHCNAGALATTKYGTATAPMYLAKEKGWDLKIYSDETRPRLQGSTLTALELQRAGIDVTVITDNMAAMVMSQGKIDAVIVGCDRVAANGDVANKIGTLGVSILAKYYNIPFYVAAPTPTIDVKTPTGKEIPIEERDASEVINRFGKYSAPKESKVYNPAFDVTPHENVTAIITEKGIVRAPFTENLRKLF, translated from the coding sequence ATGACAGAGCAATTAATACCAATTCAGTGGAAAGATGATGCTTTAGTTTTATTAGATCAAACTCTATTACCGAATGAGGTAGTCTATGAATCTTTTACAACAGCTGAGGGTGTATGGGATGCCATTCAAGTAATGAAAGTACGCGGGGCACCGGCGATTGGTGTTTCAGCAGCTTACGGTGTGTATTTAGGCGTAAAAGAGGCATCCGAAGATTCAGTGGAGTCATTTATAGAAGAAGTAAATAGAGTCTGCACGTACTTAGCGACATCTCGACCGACAGCGGTGAACTTATTTTGGGCACTTGAGAGAATGGAAAATGCGGCAAAAGAACATTCCCATTTATCTATCGCTGATTTGAAAAATAGGTTATTAGAGGAAGCAAAAGGAATTCATAAAGAAGATGAAGAGATTAACCGCCAAATTGGGGAATATGCATTAACATTGTTCCAAGATGGCATGGGTGTACTAACGCATTGTAATGCAGGTGCTTTAGCAACAACGAAATATGGTACTGCAACAGCGCCGATGTACCTAGCGAAAGAAAAGGGATGGGATTTAAAGATTTATTCTGATGAGACACGTCCTAGATTACAAGGATCTACGTTAACGGCACTAGAACTGCAGCGAGCTGGGATTGATGTAACAGTCATTACGGATAATATGGCGGCAATGGTTATGTCACAAGGGAAAATTGATGCAGTTATTGTTGGCTGCGATCGTGTAGCGGCAAACGGTGATGTGGCAAATAAAATTGGAACGCTTGGTGTATCCATTTTAGCGAAATATTATAACATTCCATTTTATGTTGCAGCACCGACTCCGACAATTGATGTAAAAACACCAACAGGTAAGGAGATTCCGATCGAGGAGCGTGATGCTTCTGAAGTGATTAACCGCTTTGGGAAATATTCAGCTCCAAAAGAAAGTAAAGTATATAATCCAGCGTTTGATGTAACGCCGCATGAGAATGTAACAGCAATTATTACGGAAAAGGGAATTGTTAGGGCTCCATTTACCGAGAATTTAAGAAAGTTATTTTAG